A region of the Melanotaenia boesemani isolate fMelBoe1 chromosome 6, fMelBoe1.pri, whole genome shotgun sequence genome:
attactaAACCAGAGTGGGCCGAACAGGTGATTGGCATtaacaaaagttttaaaaaaaatgttgctgcagtgttttcttgtttaaagtttgtgtCAGCTCTAATTGGCATGGAAATGTGTTTATCCGATCTGTAGTGGACTAAAGAGAGCATGTGTCATTTATTTGAACCCCTGTATCTTCAGGTCTACGAAAGCACAACTAATCATTTTGACATTAAGATGAGGTACAACCAGACAGAATACTGTGGTTATGTGGTCTACAAACCAAAATCGGAATGGGGTTCCTCAGAAAGTGAGAACGCCTCATTCTGCTTCAGACTAACAGGTGAGCAAAATGACAACCACATAAATCATAAGAATGACCAACTTTTACATGCAGCTGTGttataatacatttaaacaaaaacaaccaccTTCTGACTAATGCAAGAATTTGATGCCAATTTTGTTGAGAACCTTTACAAAAGTTCTCTATAGCCGATCTACAGCCACAATATTTACAGAAATCTATTTTCAGTGTAATGGTGTGATGCTTAACAACTTACTGATTAGCTTCGAACTGCCCACCTGCTGTtagtaaaatgcatttattaagAAACTTCAAAGAGTGGCATTTTTGCATTTGACTTCCATTAGTTAAAGCTGATCATGATGGCATGACATGAAACCATGCAGTGTTAATAAATAAGATCATATGCTATAAATCTATTTTAATGCACTGCCATTTCTCTGGATTACATTGCAAGTCTACAGCAGAAATAATACTTCTAGCCTAAATAACACTACCATTTTTAGTGGGAATCCATATGTTTTAAAGGGGTAAACCAGTAAAATCACTATAATAAATAAGGAgcctttctaaaaaaaatgtttaaaaaaagtgtttcagaAGAAACTTCTCACTAACCTGTCATtgtcaaaaataataattaatccAAATTGGGAAATTCACCTCTCAATTTGACCCAAAATCTAGATgtactagagagcagtgggaTGCCATGTTTTATATTGCCATTTTGGGGAGCAGTTTTGGAGGCTTAAAGCTTTTGTTGATACTCCAGGTACTTGAACCCATGTTCTTCAGACCCAAGACCACCTCTGGAACTATAAGGCTACCACTCCCCCCCAATGAAACTAGTGAAATGACAAAAGATCATGcagtctttttaaaagaaaaaataacttgCACCTTAGCCTGGTCTTTTTCTATATTCTCATCTCGTACAGTACAATAGTAACAAATGTAgaaattaagcattttttttttattttaaaaagtttattcaaAGCCACTGCTATCCTACTAGACAAGGGGAacacttgtttttatattaGTCTTTGAATTAATATCCTATTGACTAACATGCTTGTACTTCTCGAAAGTAAGCAGTCACAGTACCATACCTGTGTGACAGGTACAGTGGCCCTGAAGTGTCAAAGCAATACATGCAGTGTAAattctgaagagaaaaaaaaaaaaaaaaaaaaaaaaagaaaagaaaaaaaaggcagagtCACTTCCAATGCAGCTTTTGTGTGGCGTTGGGGCTAATCGTGGTGTTTGTATTTGggttgtggcttttgtatttCTGTGACACTTCAGGGCCACCGTAGACAGAAGTACATTGCTACCCCTCACCATGCCcaggcatgtcattttaaaGCTCTTGAGGTGATTTGGTCTTACAGCAGGGCCTTTATTTAAGCCCAAATATGTCTGTGACACTCTTCTCTTTCAGATGATCAACTTGTTAATTTGAAATGGCCTCTTGTGAGTGTTGCTGTTCTGGGAGCCATGCTCATAATATCAGTTGTGTGTATGTACAGCTATGTGAATGGTGGAAAGCCAAAGGAGCCACAAGCACTGGTAAGATCATGTTTTATCAGTCCTTCTTTGATGCAACCAGGAAATGTTGccgtgtggggaaaaaaatcaagccCTCTAGCACTTTACTTCACACAGGCTCAGCTTGACAAAGTGAGCAACCTAAAAGTAACACTTACATCTCGTATGACGATTTCataaagtgaaagaaaacattACCCAGTGAGTCATGGTGGTTTCTGCCGTTACGCTTGTATGTATACTGCCTttgtattgtattttgttttgttttttttttgtatgtacactgcctttgtttttgtttttttttttgtttgttttcttttttttttgtatgtacgCTGCCTTTGTTAATTGTCTGGGggttttacagaaaataaagaattttctttttatctttaaagcAGGAAACCTTCTCCAAGCCCAATAAAGCGATCCTGTATCCAGATGGGAAAATTCTAATTTCTAAAGTACTGCTTTACACTCCAAGTGAAGAAATGGTTTGCACTGCGATCCAGGAGAAGCAAAAAGTACCCTCACAGATGTCTGGGGGTTATTCCCCCCAGAACATCCCCAGCTACATCTGCCAACAAAATGCTGACTTGCCTGAAGACACGGGTGCATGCAGTACAACCCCAGATCCTGAAAGCACAAGTGCCCAGTCCTCTGAAATCTACAGTCAAGTTGCTGTCCATGTCACACCTGAAGCGGATGAAGACTTTCCTCACAGAATCTTCTTGTTCTCTAGTGGAGAAGAAAGCTGGGAAAATGGTGAAATGGCTCAAAAGTACAACTCATGTGGAGCAACACCATTATCGGATTCTGATTCTGGTGAGATTAATCCAGCCAAGCGGCTGTTGCTGAATACTGTACGCAACATCAACGGACAACTTGTGTTGCCTTTATTTGCATTTCAGTTACAGAGCAGTACTGGTGACACAATATCACCAATGAACCCAGAGAGAAAACCTCTTTTATCAGACCTCATCGACTGCCAGGACGGACTATCAATGGTGTCCCCACAGAGCTTCGATGGCTCAGACTGCACAGATTCTGGATGTGACAATAGCTTTACAACCACACCAACCAACCCATACTGCAACCAACATTACCACCACTCTCAACAAGAGAGTTGTTGAGAGTGAGATTGAGAGTGTTGAGAATCATTACTGATTTTCACCAAGGATGTCAGGCTGAACCATCTTGTGATGCCATATTTGAATCAGCTATAAACAAAACAGGATGTCTGGAAACCTTCATGGATCCTCATTGACACTTTTGTCAAGGTGAAGTTCATGTGgagaacacacaacacaaattCCTCTAAGAAGAATAACtcaaactgtaaaaatgtataaatgtaaaaattatttattaaacaaaaatattaacctCTAGGCCAGGGGTCTGAAAGCTGTGGCTCCAGAGccacaagtggctctctggaccttccacaatagCGCTTAATAcatggataaaaataaagaactaaataattgtttaaaatatagatatataacCAATGCAGGTGGGTTTTTTttagcgttttttttttttttattatttattttattgtgttctttTTGTTGTAGAATAAATTGCATTGAATGTCCACAACATAATGGCACTAAGAGTACCAgtaatattttatctatttttcttgtcatagGGTTGGAATATATGAGCCTTTTTCTTTCCTGCATCCGAtcgaagaaagtctgtctatcttctttttgcaaaagttttatgtttttctttattttaaaacctaaaaatagaaataaaaatgtggttctgcAACAAATATCCAATAGTagatatttatgaaaaattctaagttgtcttttttaaaaaggtctcATAACATCTGTGGCTCTAAACGAGTTTGCTTTAGCTGGGccgagggaaaaatggctctttggattgtaaaggttgcagacccctgatctAGGCTATCTTTATAAGCAGATACTTGTACTTGTTTACTGTACACCTTCAATAATTACCCAAGCACCCACACACTGTTagtgtttgcatttgtttgccatcaccatggcaacacattGCTTTAACTTATTGCATGTCCTGAAAACACAAATTAGCTCTAGTCACTGCAATCTTAATATGAATAGTCCGCCTCAAAGATCAGGTATGAAAACAAGTCTGACTGTTGGATGGTTTATTTTGCCACAATCCAAAGTTCAATAATCCTGCCACACATTGTGGAGTTTTTGAGCCATTTAGAATGTGAATACAATGACTGAATACCAACCAGAAATAAACATATACCTACTTTTATGCTCTTAAtcatatttttgtattattgtgTATAAAAAATGTGTGATAACTGCAACtgcaccttaaaaaaaacaaacaaaaaaaaacaatgttcatTAACTCATAATTGTTCTAATTGTTTGCTGTTCTTCCAGTAGAAGGAAAAGGAAACTGTGTTACAGTCAGTATATAAGAAGGTGGGTCATGGTACAGGATGAGCAATACTGATAACAGCTTGGCTTTTAATTGGTTCGGTGCAATCTTTATACAGCCGTAAAGTAAAAACATTCCATGTGTTGAAACAAGGTGCTATGACTcgcataaataaaacacaatgtaGGTTCATTTCTGTGGGatggaagttttgttttcattctgtaTTTAAAACTTAAGATTCaaattcagtatttattttagaaagttGAAACCTTGAGTGCATTCTGTGAAAAGATATTTAAGCCAAACAATGAATATACGTGGCATTTTTGGTAATATTTGTTTAAACTATTAAAACTATTGTTCTACCAATAAAATAGCAATATAGTGCTGGTTAAGGAAGGTCACACTGAAtgaggaataaaagaaaatgtcttatTGTGTAACAATTGAATTTGTGCCTGATAAACATCATTTACATAAACTGTCATAAAGAAGGGGAGGTGGATAAAGCAAAGAAACCAAAGTTCAACTATTTTTGCTAACTTGTGTATGTTGTTTTAGTAAAGGAGTGAGTCAACAGTTTAAAAGATATTTTGCAGTTCTACTTAGCTAAACTACAAAAATCTGAACCAATTAACAGTACAAATGTTCAGTGCTGCAGTGTACAATTTGCAACCCATTTGAAACCCCTTCACAACCGTGAAGTGTGACTAGGTCATATTTGTCATCTATTCTAAAGGATTGTATAAGTCTTGCTTGGACCTCATGTTTAATCTCCATCTCCACTGTTGAGTTTGGTTATTCATTTGCTACCAGATATCCTTTTGAGCTATTTTCTAGTTAGTCTGGCCTTTAAAAAGATAAGTAAGAAATAACAGATACTGTTACTGTTTCAAGTCACCTGCATTATCCATTTGCACTTTCTTATTTTCAACATCTTTTTTTCCACCAAAATCCAATTTCATCaaagtcaaaaacaaaaattaaaaaaacttgtCTCATACAACCCCCAGTGAAGATAGTATATCTTACAAGTTGGTGTCAAAATGCAATGAAtacatgcttaaaaaaaaaaactacacctTTAACCCAGACATCCTGGTTCTTAATATCAACACTTAATTTAGGAACAGTTAGATTAGGAATCTGCTAAAAGCGCAGATTTATTACCAAGTTACCTCGTGGGAATTGCCCCAATTCATGGTCAATGCACAACACGTGTACAACAGCCAGATAGCTACATGAAAACAAACGGATTATCTGACTTAATTCACACAATCTGCTGTCATGTCAAAGGTAAAAGCAGCCTGCAAAGTTTAGACAGCTGATTCGTGAGGGTTTTATGGTCCTGTCTTTTCTCTGAATTCTTTACAAAAGTAGCACTTTcttaaaacttttaataaaacagcAAGTGTACATCTAGAACTTCCTTCCACTTGCTGATAAATTTTCCCTCATGTTCAAATTTTCACAAAAATATTAGGCATCTTTCATTTCatctttcatttcatcattcccaaatttccctgaggactctccaaagggattaataaagtatttctattctatttaatAACTCCTGATGCTCTGTAAACCTAAGAAAACCCAACAATCTAAATGAACATGTGCTTTTGTTATTTGAGGTTGAGTCAGGTGAGCTGCCCTGGATATACGGATGGGCTCTTAGATTGAAGTGAAAATATGTTTGATAAGTGAACAGTGCAAGAAGTGAAAGGACCACTCAATCTGAGTACAAGGCTAAAACTGGCAGAGAATCTGCCAAAGTTAAtaactgcaaaagaaaatataagaaTTAAATTCAACAATGCTTAGAAAAAAGATTACATGAAAAGTAAAAGGGAGGTTGGGAGAAAGGAAATGGGCAAGATCCAGTTTTACataggaataaaaaaaagaatgtgatATAGTACCTTAAGATCAAGAGTAAAGTAAAGTAGGTGAAGTGCAAGCTGAAACAATCATTCTTACAAAACACtgcagagaagagaggagaacgttttctttgtttctggagGGTTTTAAGAATATACATGGCACAAGCAACAATGTCAAGTTTTCCATCATGCCCTTCCCCTCAGTCTTCCCATCAAGTTAATCTTTGGACAGACGTcgaaaaagagcagaaaaacaaatacaacaaaaggTGTTTGGCTTGCAGCGCTGAGAGGTTCCTTTCCTTCTGTCTGCCAGAAAGCTGTCTTTCTCCTCGTCAAAATCTCTAAGTCAGGAGAAAATTGAATGGGAGATTGCAGAGCCGACCCTCCAGTGCTAGAGCCATGATACAACTTTGGACAGGGAATAGCTGTTTGGATGAACCCAGTGTGTCAGCACAAACAGAATTTCAATCACCACCACAAGTGTATGTCTGCCCTGGATCAATGAATACATTGATGGACTGAGTCTCGGCCACTTCAGTCATTTCTAGGAATAGAAAAGCATCGATGGAAGCAACCAGGTTTGACATTTGTCAAATACTAATTTCAATCACAGCCAGCTAAATTAACAGCTTGTTGGAAATCCAGACAGTCTTTGATtccacagaataaataaaaaagcccaAGCTGCAATATGCTTTTGACAGATGTCCATGGCTCTTCTTTCTGAAGTATAACAGTAGATTGTCATTATTGTTTAACTGCTTCTCGGAGGttaaaatatgaacaaagtattttagaaaaatattctaGTTTTTATATAGTTCAATGCTATGTTAATCATAGTCTATATAGTTTGCAGCATGATAATGAAATGAAGGGAAAAGATTCTGCCACAGAGGCTTAGAAACTTTAGCGAGGATAAGTTAGTGCTGCTGTCTTTTCTGGTTAGGTGTGAATATATATTATGTGGCTTTTTTGCCACTTTAGCATAAGAAAATCAGAACCAGCAGCCATTTTAGTGCCATTCTGTTTGAAAAGGCACCAACCTCCCTCCCTAAACCCAATTATATGATAAATAGAAGTCTCTGTGTAATTGGATGCAATCACTTCACCCCTCCCTTTCCTCTCTTGCATTTCTAATCATCTTTAATGGGTTCTTGATTAGAAAAAAGCATGGAAACAGCTGTCAAGGCTGGCCAGAAAATGATTGATCATCTCTGAGGCTGTGGTGTCCATTAAGGTCTATTGTGGGCACAACGGCTAGGTGAGAGGACAGGAAAAAAGTTTTGCAATATTTAGTTGGACCCAAGACAATTCCCTTTAGTAGAATGATAATCGAGTCTTAGTACAGAGAGTACAGAGATTACTTTAAATCTCTGAATGCTGTATAGCTACTCTTCATTGCAAAGAGTGGGCTGCTGTGATAATTTATCAAACACCATCCATCAATCAATTCATTTTCTATAGCTGCTTAGTCCATttagggtcgcagggaagctggagcctgctggagcctaacccatcATTTTACAGGTGCGAGacagagtacaccctggacagatcaccagtccaccacagggtcaacacagaaagacaaacaaccactcacacttaCTCCTTGGGAGCAGAGAGTGGCCAATTAacccaacatgcatgtctttggactgtggaaaTAAGCTGGAGTActcagagagaacccacacatagaTGTGGAgagcatgcaaactccacacagaaaagccccCATCTATCCAAATCAATCaaccaaaaaggaaaacaggagTAGAGAGGGGTTATCTTGTATTTCTGGAAACCTGGAAAGCATGGGTTGTATCTTGTATCCAGGTAtgccagcttcctcccaccagtGACTCTAAATTCTGACCCTaggagtgtgagtggttgtttgtctctgtattgGCCCTGACATGGACTGACTGTACCCTGCCtttcgcctgctaattgctgggataggctccagcttccccgcaacctCTAAATTAGACTAAGCAGTAAAGAAAATGAACGAACGAATGGACGAACGAATGAACGAACGAACAACTCTGACATAACTATCTATCTGGACCTACAAATTTAGGCTGGAATGGCTGTTAAGGTAACCACTAAGGCCTAAAGGCCAGGCTCTAAGAAGTacaacattaaatataaaaacatagttaaaaggaaaaaaaaaaattgggccAATCAAGTTCTTGATCTCTACACAGGTTTTTAATCAGCCTTTATGTGCTACTATAAAAATGTTAGAAAGGTTAATAAAAGATCCTGAGGAATTGTAGACCTAAAATAGATGGTCTGGGCAGTAATTGGTATCAGCTGTATTGTTTTGATGAATGATTACCCCCAAAATTCTGAAGATTTCTAGTCACAGtaaaggaaatatatatatatatatatatatatatatatatatatatatatatatatgtacacaaaTACAAAGATGAGCCCCCTCTGCTGAATGCAGAACTTGAATCTATCAAAgaggaatgaataaatgagtcTCTCAGCTGTTTTGTAGCAGTTATTCTTAGTCTGAAAGTCACTGCTAAATCATGACGAGAGAACTGGGCCTGGCAACCTGAGCTTGTATTGTGCGGTGATATTCCAGAGGCAGGTGTGGCCACTAAAAACTTATAAATAACCTCTCATCTTTCCATACAATACAATACTGTGGCCTTGAATGATGCCTTCTCTCATTGCAACGCCAATGAGCATTTAGTCTTTGTCTATCCAATCACCACTGGACATGCAGACACTGTACACttgatgcattaaaaaaattaagcaacCATAATAGTaatcattaaaaagaataaataaataaataaataaataaataaatatacaaaagtaagttctgagaaaaaaaattaaataaaaacaacaggacTGAACAGATCTATTTATCTCTACCAAACAGTCTAATGTGACAGTGAACAAATTCTAGGA
Encoded here:
- the ifnlr1 gene encoding interferon lambda receptor 1 isoform X2, whose amino-acid sequence is MMRSMNVISLLLFCYACFSFGNSEVYFISKNFFNVLRWDPVKPAFPGQKVLYSVQYCNDFDEQCEIKKECQNMAGLSCDLTAETPSVHDVHYVAKVCVNDTSCGFSTRFKPLRDTILGPPILSTHTTASSVYVDVTLPQGPDGESIADIITKSKDGFSKTVPLYILKITKPEWAEQVYESTTNHFDIKMRYNQTEYCGYVVYKPKSEWGSSESENASFCFRLTDDQLVNLKWPLVSVAVLGAMLIISVVCMYSYVNGGKPKEPQALETFSKPNKAILYPDGKILISKVLLYTPSEEMVCTAIQEKQKVPSQMSGGYSPQNIPSYICQQNADLPEDTGACSTTPDPESTSAQSSEIYSQVAVHVTPEADEDFPHRIFLFSSGEESWENGEMAQKYNSCGATPLSDSDSGEINPAKRLLLNTVRNINGQLVLPLFAFQLQSSTGDTISPMNPERKPLLSDLIDCQDGLSMVSPQSFDGSDCTDSGCDNSFTTTPTNPYCNQHYHHSQQESC
- the ifnlr1 gene encoding interferon lambda receptor 1 isoform X1 — protein: MMRSMNVISLLLFCYACFSFGNSEVYFISKNFFNVLRWDPVKPAFPGQKVLYSVQYCNDFDEQCEIKKECQNMAGLSCDLTAETPSVHDVHYVAKVCVNDTSCGFSTRFKPLRDTILGPPILSTHTTASSVYVDVTLPQGPDGESIADIITKSKDGFSKTVPLYILKITKPEWAEQVYESTTNHFDIKMRYNQTEYCGYVVYKPKSEWGSSESENASFCFRLTDDQLVNLKWPLVSVAVLGAMLIISVVCMYSYVNGGKPKEPQALQETFSKPNKAILYPDGKILISKVLLYTPSEEMVCTAIQEKQKVPSQMSGGYSPQNIPSYICQQNADLPEDTGACSTTPDPESTSAQSSEIYSQVAVHVTPEADEDFPHRIFLFSSGEESWENGEMAQKYNSCGATPLSDSDSGEINPAKRLLLNTVRNINGQLVLPLFAFQLQSSTGDTISPMNPERKPLLSDLIDCQDGLSMVSPQSFDGSDCTDSGCDNSFTTTPTNPYCNQHYHHSQQESC